Part of the Abyssisolibacter fermentans genome, TTCAGAAACCTACAGCATATTATTCAAAGTTATTCGAATAATCAGGGATAATTTATATTAGTTCTTTACAGAATTTTTTATTATATAGATTACTAATTTCTTTAAAGAAAATGCAATACAAAGATTTTATATAGAGTAACACATCAAAATAAATTAATATTGTTATAAAAAAGAAAAAGGTAATCTCCTTTTCTTTCTATAAAATCATCAATACTCTTTAAAATTATCTTTGATCTAGCGAAATGTATTTACTACCTATGTCTACATTTGCATATGCTGGTCTTAAAATCTTCTTATCACTAACAATTTGCTCTATTCTGTGTGCACACCATCCAGGTACTCTTGCAGCAGCAAAAATAGGTGTGTAAAGTTCCTCTGGAATATTTAGCATCTCGTATACAAATCCAGAATATAAATCTACATTGGCACATATAATAGCATCTTGTCCCTTTAATTCCTTAAATATTTCAATGGTCAAATCCTCAATATTTTTATATAGATTAAATTCATCAACTGCATCCTTTTCAATAGCAAGCTCCTCGGCTTTTTTCTTTAAAAGTACAGCCCTTGGATCAGATTTCGTATACACAGCATGACCCATACCATAAATCAAGCCTTCTTTATTAAATGCTTCTTTTCTTAGTATCTTTAATAAATAGTCCTTGAGTATACCTCTTTCTTTCCAGTTTGTAGCATTCTCTTTTATATCTTGAATCATTTCCCTTACTTTAATATTTGCACCTCCATGCTTTGGTCCCTTCAAGGCTCCAACAGCTGATGCAACAGCAGAATAAGTATCTGTTCCTGAGGAAGATACAACATGAGTAGCAAACGCAGAGTTATTACCCCCACCATGTTCTGCATGAATAACTAAACATAAATCTAGTGTTTCCGCCTCTACTTTTGTATATTTATTGTCCTGCCTAATCATAAATAATATATTTTCAGCTGTACCTATACCTTTTTGAGGAGAATGTATAAATAAGCTTTTTTTATCAAAATAATGAACTTTTGCTTGATACCCATATGATATTATTGTTGGAAATCTTGCTATAAGTTTTATGCTTTGTAGTAAGAGGTTTTTTACACTAGTATCATCCGGTTTATCATCATGAGAATATAGTACTAATATACTTCTCTGTAATTTATTCATGATATCCTTACTAGGAATTTTAAGAATCATATTTTCTGTATACCCCTCAGGTAGCATTCTCCATTCATCAAGTAATTCATTGAACTCATCAAGTTTAGTCTGTGTTGGGAGCTCTCCAAAAAGCAGTAAATATACACATTCTTCAAATCCATATCGTCTTTTCTCTTGAAATCCCTTAACTAAATCCGTAACCTTTATACCCCTATAAAATAACTCACCATCCATTGGAATTTTTTTATTATCTTCAAATTTATATCCCTGTACATTGCCAACTTTAGTCAACCCCACCTTAACACCAGTTCCATTACTATTTCTTAATCCTCTTTTAATATTAAACATATTATATAACTCCGGTTTTATTAAATTATTCTTCTCGGCTATTATGGTTAACTCATCAAATAATTTTGTAAAGGAGTCTTTAGTCAATTTTTTTACCCCCTTATTTAAAACAAATACGTGTTAACGTATTTGTTTTATGCTAGTTTCATTTTTAAATTCATCTTAAGTTTTCAATGATAGCATCAGTCATATCTGTAGTAGAAGCTGTTCCTCCTAAATCTTTTGTAAGATATTTACCTTCACTTATTGTTTTATGAACAGCATTTATTATCAAATTCGATTTTTCTTTTTCGCCTATATAATTTAGCATCATTGCACCAGAAAGAATTACTGCTATAGAATTTGCTAGATTTTTGCCCGCAATATCTGGTGCACTTCCATGAACTGCTTCAAATATGGCAATATCATTTCCAATGTTTGCTCCAGGTACAAGTCCTAAACCACCAATAAGTCCAGCACATAAATCAGATAAAATATCCCCATATAAATTTGTAGTTACAATCACTTCATATTTTGATGGATTCATCACTAATTGCATACACATATTATCAACAATAACTTCTTGTAATTCAATCTCAGGAAAGTCTATAGAAACCTCTCTTACACAATCCAAAAACAGTCCATCTGTAAGCTTCATAATATTAGCCTTATGAACTACAGCTACTTTACACTTATTGTTATTTTTTGCATATATAAAAGCTTCTCTTGCAATTCTCATAGATGCTTTTCTAGTTATTATTTTTATTGCCTCAGCAGTGTCGTTGTCCCTTTGATTTTCCACACCACTATAAAGTCCTTCAGTATTCTCTCTAAATATAACCAAATCTATATCATTAAACGGTGTAACTAATCCATTTATTTTTTTAACAGGTCTAATGTTAGCAAATAAGTCATATTTCTTTCTAAGCATTACATTAATGCTTCTAAATCCGCATCCAATAGGTGTAGTAATAGGTCCTTTTAGAACTATTTTATTTTTTTCTATGCTGCTATAAACTTCATCTGGGACTAGTACACCCCTCTTTTCATATACACTTGCTCCAGCATTTACAACATCCCATTTTATATTTACACCAGTTGCATCTATAATTTTCCTTGCTGAATCCGTAACCTCAGGTCCTATTCCATCTCCAGGTATGAGTGTTATATTATACATTTAATCACCTTCTTAGTTAGTTATTTAATCCTTTTGCATAATTTAAATATCCACCGCACTTTAAAATCTCTATATCTCTATCTGAACCTTTAAATATTAACTTGGTAGTAATTTTTTTAGTGTTATTAATTAAATTTAATTCTTCTTTATTATTAAGTGCTTCTATTATATTTTCTAGTTCTAAATCATCAAATTCATCAAATCTATCGTAGTCTTCTTTATCTTTAAAAACTAAAGGAATTATTCCCGAATTTATCAAATTAGCTTTATGAATTCTAGCAAACGACTTTGCTATCACTGCTTTTACACCAAGATAAAGAGGAACAAGTGCTGCATGTTCTCTACTTGAGCCTTGACCATAATTTTCACCACCAATGACAATTCCACCATCATTATTCTTTGCTCTTTCATCAAAATTATCTACAATAGTCCCAAAACAATGTTTAGATAGCTCAGGTATATTTGATCTAAAAGGTAGTAATTTAGCATTTGATGGCATTATATCGTCAGTGGTAATATTATCACCTGTTTTTAACAACACCTTTCCATTTATCATCTCGTTTAATCCTTGATTAACTGGGAATGGTTTAATATTTGGACCCATTATTACCTCTAAATTATCTCTATTTTCAGTTGGATATATAAAATAATTTTCATAAACATCAAATTTATCTGGTATATCAACCAAAGGCATTTGTCCAAAGTTAGATGGATCAGTTAAATATCCAGTTATAGCTGAAACAGCCGCTGTTTCAGGACTAACTAAGTAAACATCAGCATTTTTTGTACCACATCTACCTTTAAAATTTCTATTAAATGTTCTAAGTGATATTGCATTTGTCTTTGGTGCCTGTCCCATTCCAATACATGGACCACAAGCTGCTTCAAGTATTCTTGCTCCTGCACAGATCAAATCACCTAAAGCTCCGTTATCTGACATCATTTTAATTATATTGCTTGAGCCCGGTGAAATAACTAAACTTACGTCAGGATGAACTTTTTTACCCTTTAAAATTTTAGCAACCTTCATTAAATCAGTATATGAAGAATTAGTACAACTTCCAATTGCAACCTGATCAACTTTTAATTCATTTATGTCTTTTACACAAACAACATTATCAGGACTATGTGGCTTAGCAGTCATTGGTTTTATATCTTCTAAATTAATTATTATTTTTTTATCATATACTGCATTTTCATCTGCATATATTTCAGTAAAATCAGCTTCTCTATTTTGCTTTATTAAGAAATCTTTAGTTACAGCATCACTTGGAAAAATTGAAGTCGTTGCACCAAGTTCCGCTCCCATATTTGTAATTGTTGCTCTATCCGTTACTGATAGTTCTTTTACACCTTCACCAGAATATTCAACTATATATCCTACTCCACCTTTGACGCTTAATTCCTTTAATACATATAATATTACATCTTTTGCAGATACCCATGAATTCAATTTCCCTTTTAATTCAATGTTAAGTATCTTTGGAACCTTCAAATAGTAATACCCTTTTGCCATTGCTATTGCAACATCTAGCCCTCCTGATCCTATGCTTAGCATTCCAAGACCACCACACGTAGGAGTATGACTATCTGAACCAATTAACACATCTCCCGGTTTACCAAATCTCTCTAGGTGCAATTGGTGACATATGCCATTTCCCGGCTTAGAGAATACAATCCCATATTTTGCAGCCGCTGATTTAATAAATTCATGATCATCAGCATTCTCAAATCCAGATTGAAGTGTATTATGATCTATATATGCTACAGATAAATCAGTTTTGATGTTTTTTATCCCCATAGATTCTAATTGTAAATAAACCATTGTTCCTGTTGAGTCCTGTGTTAATGTCTGATTAACTTTAATTGAGACTTCTTTTCCTTCTTTCAATAATCCCTCTAATAGGTTTTTTTCTAGTATTTTATATACTAAGCTTTTTTTCATACAAACCTTCCTTTCATTTATTTGAACCCTTCCTTTGGTTATATTTTCCATTGTTATGAATTGTTTTTAATTTGTTACGTCATTTTAATTAGTTATTGTATACAATTATACTTGTATACTTATAGTATGTCAAGAGATTTTATTCATTAAATGACATGTGAAAATAACTATATTTTATATAGTAGAATATTAAATTATGCTTCAATATTTTTGCTATTATTTGTATAATATTATATAGATTTAATATTTTTTATTATCCTATAACAAAATTGTTTTAGTTACATATTAGCATTATTTATTAGTTTCATGAACTTTATAATTTTCATTTTCAGTTAGTCCTTTATAAAGAATAAAATTTAGTAACATAACTTTTTCCAAGTCACGTTGACGTAATTTATATATAATGAATTTAATTTTTGATATAGTATTATGATTTTGCATTTTATTAATCCCGTTATATTATTACTATTAATTTTTAGATATAAAATAGTGATATGCAACACGTTTTCTATTTCTTGCATCATAATCAGGTGCTTTTATGTTACTATATAATACAAAATATTAGACTATCAAATTATTAATAACTTAAAGAATAATACATGTTTAGCCATATATATTTATAATTTTTATATATGAAACTCCTACCCACTTTTATTCCTAGGAGTAGCAATACACACAAAATAAATTTGGATTCTCAGCTTAAAAAAAGCCCTAATTTAGAATTATTCTAAAATTAAGGGACTTTAAAGTTTATTCTTTAATTAAGGACTAAAAAATGCATAAGAATTAAGTCATGTTTATTATTTAAGTAGTTAGTAATTTTGACAAAATTAAGATCAAAATTAAAGATTGTATTTCTTAATTTTTCTGTACAATGTTGCTATTCCTATATCTAGCTTTTCAGCCACTATATATTTTCCATTCTTACTATCTTCATACTGCATTAAAGCGTTTTCTAATATTTCTTTTTCATATTCATCAAATTTCTTGATCTTTACTGTTTTTTTATTTCTACTAAATATATTAAGTGTCTTCTTAATCAGTGTTTCACTAATAATATTTTCATTTGTCTGATACACAATTCTCTCAATTATCTTCTTCAGTTCTTTTATATTGCTTTTCCACTGATACTTAAATAGTATTTCTAATCCATCTTCATTAATTTCTATATCTTTCTTATTTAAAAGATTTATAAATACATTAATATAATGTTTTACAAGCATATCAAAATCTTCTCTGCTTCTATCCTTGAGAGGTGGAATTGAAATATTCGTTGAATTTAATCTATAAAATAATTCTTCATTGAACTCTCTATTTAATGCTAATTTCTCTATATTTTTACTAGTCGTAGCAATAATTCTAACATCTATATCTTTTACAATAACACCTTTTTCTAATTCAATTTGTCCTGTATTTAAATAATTAAGTAAATCATTTTGTATATTTAAAGGCAACTCACATATTTCATCAAATACTATTGTGCCATTATTCGCCAACTGAAATTTTCCAATATTTTTTCCATTTTTGCTTATACCAAAAAGTTCTAGCAGATAATTGTCTCTAGATATTTCATTACAGTTCAAAACAAAGAAGTAATTATCTTTTCTGCTGCTAAAATTATGAATTGCATTTGCAAACATTTTCTTTCCAGTACCAATTTCACCTTTTATTAATATATTATTATCTGTAATTGCAATTTTTTTTGCTTCTCTTATTATGTTTTTTATTGTTTCGTCTTTACAAATAATTTCATCAAATGTAGCAAGAGATTTATTGTTAGACAATTCATTTATAACTTTGTATGCTACTTCTATTTTTTTTAATATTATTAGAGTTCCAAAAACATCATCATTCACTTTTGTATTAACACATGTAATTAACCCTTTGAATTCTACGTTATATTTATCTATTGTAATTATTTTATTAAATATATTTTTTCTGTTATATAAAAATCTTTCTATAACATTATGAGGTACTATATCTGTTATTTTTTTATTAATTATTGATGAATCTACATTAAAATATTCCTTGAATACATTATTCGAATATATAATCTTACCTTCATTATCTATAAAAGCTATTCCATCTGTAATAGTTTCAATAATTAACTCTTTTTCTTTATTTATTAATTCGATTTTCTTATAATCTTCGATATTTTTGAGCTTACTACTAATTAAATCTGCCATTTTTTCTAAAAAAGATACTATTCCATCTATATTTAATTTTATTCTCTCTTGAACATTTTTATCTTTAATAATAGTACCTATTGATCCAATAACTACATTTTCATAATAAATAGGTACTGCTATCATTCCTTGAATAATACAATCATTTAAATATTGACATTCACGACACTGCAACGACTGATTTATATCTATATATGAAGCAGCTTTCCCTGTAGCAATAACTTGTCCCACTACAGATTTTTCATCAACTATTATTTCACTGCTAACCATATGCTTATATGTGTTACCAATAATGTTACACTCATGATCAACTATAATAACATCTATGTCTAAAACATTCGCTATAGCTTCTGCTATACTTACAACAGTATCCTGTATCAATTCAAGTTTCATATCAACATACTTCCTTTCGATTTACTCAAGGCACTAAAATTAGCTAAGAGTTGATAATAGAAAATTCTACTTCTCAATATCAAAATTAGTATATATTTATGATAGAGCATAAACATATGCTCTATCATATCACATCAAAATATATTGGGCAAGTTCTTCTAATTGATAGTACATTGTTACAGCACCTGGATCTATATGACCAACACCTTTATCATTTCTGTAGAATGCTCTACCCTTTGCAGCTTCCATATCTTTCGTACTCTTCATTCCTTCTTCAGCTGATTTTACCATTTTGTTTATTGCAGTTTCAAATTTCTCTTTATTATCTAGAGATTCTTTATATGCTTTTACGCCGTGATACAACGTGTCTATCATAGTTTTATCTCCAGGTTTAGCATTTCCTCTTTCCATCATAGCATTTAAACCACTATTTAAAACCTCATAGATTTTTAGCTCATCTATTTCATCTACATCAATTAAGCTTTTATGAGCTGTTATAAACGCTACGCCATATAACACACCTGATGACCCTCCTATAGTTGACATAAGAGTCATACCAATTTTTTTTAATAAATCAGCCAAGTTTAATTTTAAAAGCTCATCTTCAATAGAAACTATTTTTTGATAGCC contains:
- a CDS encoding isocitrate/isopropylmalate dehydrogenase family protein, whose amino-acid sequence is MYNITLIPGDGIGPEVTDSARKIIDATGVNIKWDVVNAGASVYEKRGVLVPDEVYSSIEKNKIVLKGPITTPIGCGFRSINVMLRKKYDLFANIRPVKKINGLVTPFNDIDLVIFRENTEGLYSGVENQRDNDTAEAIKIITRKASMRIAREAFIYAKNNNKCKVAVVHKANIMKLTDGLFLDCVREVSIDFPEIELQEVIVDNMCMQLVMNPSKYEVIVTTNLYGDILSDLCAGLIGGLGLVPGANIGNDIAIFEAVHGSAPDIAGKNLANSIAVILSGAMMLNYIGEKEKSNLIINAVHKTISEGKYLTKDLGGTASTTDMTDAIIENLR
- a CDS encoding sigma 54-interacting transcriptional regulator → MKLELIQDTVVSIAEAIANVLDIDVIIVDHECNIIGNTYKHMVSSEIIVDEKSVVGQVIATGKAASYIDINQSLQCRECQYLNDCIIQGMIAVPIYYENVVIGSIGTIIKDKNVQERIKLNIDGIVSFLEKMADLISSKLKNIEDYKKIELINKEKELIIETITDGIAFIDNEGKIIYSNNVFKEYFNVDSSIINKKITDIVPHNVIERFLYNRKNIFNKIITIDKYNVEFKGLITCVNTKVNDDVFGTLIILKKIEVAYKVINELSNNKSLATFDEIICKDETIKNIIREAKKIAITDNNILIKGEIGTGKKMFANAIHNFSSRKDNYFFVLNCNEISRDNYLLELFGISKNGKNIGKFQLANNGTIVFDEICELPLNIQNDLLNYLNTGQIELEKGVIVKDIDVRIIATTSKNIEKLALNREFNEELFYRLNSTNISIPPLKDRSREDFDMLVKHYINVFINLLNKKDIEINEDGLEILFKYQWKSNIKELKKIIERIVYQTNENIISETLIKKTLNIFSRNKKTVKIKKFDEYEKEILENALMQYEDSKNGKYIVAEKLDIGIATLYRKIKKYNL
- a CDS encoding aconitate hydratase, whose protein sequence is MKKSLVYKILEKNLLEGLLKEGKEVSIKVNQTLTQDSTGTMVYLQLESMGIKNIKTDLSVAYIDHNTLQSGFENADDHEFIKSAAAKYGIVFSKPGNGICHQLHLERFGKPGDVLIGSDSHTPTCGGLGMLSIGSGGLDVAIAMAKGYYYLKVPKILNIELKGKLNSWVSAKDVILYVLKELSVKGGVGYIVEYSGEGVKELSVTDRATITNMGAELGATTSIFPSDAVTKDFLIKQNREADFTEIYADENAVYDKKIIINLEDIKPMTAKPHSPDNVVCVKDINELKVDQVAIGSCTNSSYTDLMKVAKILKGKKVHPDVSLVISPGSSNIIKMMSDNGALGDLICAGARILEAACGPCIGMGQAPKTNAISLRTFNRNFKGRCGTKNADVYLVSPETAAVSAITGYLTDPSNFGQMPLVDIPDKFDVYENYFIYPTENRDNLEVIMGPNIKPFPVNQGLNEMINGKVLLKTGDNITTDDIMPSNAKLLPFRSNIPELSKHCFGTIVDNFDERAKNNDGGIVIGGENYGQGSSREHAALVPLYLGVKAVIAKSFARIHKANLINSGIIPLVFKDKEDYDRFDEFDDLELENIIEALNNKEELNLINNTKKITTKLIFKGSDRDIEILKCGGYLNYAKGLNN
- the dhaL gene encoding dihydroxyacetone kinase subunit DhaL; this translates as MKKGLNTKDVVEVLKRIAKRIEENKDYITELDAILGDGDHWANMNMGYQKIVSIEDELLKLNLADLLKKIGMTLMSTIGGSSGVLYGVAFITAHKSLIDVDEIDELKIYEVLNSGLNAMMERGNAKPGDKTMIDTLYHGVKAYKESLDNKEKFETAINKMVKSAEEGMKSTKDMEAAKGRAFYRNDKGVGHIDPGAVTMYYQLEELAQYILM
- a CDS encoding citrate/2-methylcitrate synthase; this translates as MTKDSFTKLFDELTIIAEKNNLIKPELYNMFNIKRGLRNSNGTGVKVGLTKVGNVQGYKFEDNKKIPMDGELFYRGIKVTDLVKGFQEKRRYGFEECVYLLLFGELPTQTKLDEFNELLDEWRMLPEGYTENMILKIPSKDIMNKLQRSILVLYSHDDKPDDTSVKNLLLQSIKLIARFPTIISYGYQAKVHYFDKKSLFIHSPQKGIGTAENILFMIRQDNKYTKVEAETLDLCLVIHAEHGGGNNSAFATHVVSSSGTDTYSAVASAVGALKGPKHGGANIKVREMIQDIKENATNWKERGILKDYLLKILRKEAFNKEGLIYGMGHAVYTKSDPRAVLLKKKAEELAIEKDAVDEFNLYKNIEDLTIEIFKELKGQDAIICANVDLYSGFVYEMLNIPEELYTPIFAAARVPGWCAHRIEQIVSDKKILRPAYANVDIGSKYISLDQR